One window of the Peptacetobacter hiranonis genome contains the following:
- a CDS encoding YhbY family RNA-binding protein, producing MLKGKQRAYLRSLANTLKPTAQIGKEGVTGAFLDELDNQLRARELVKITILENAGLDAKETANAICEELRAEFVQAIGFKFTIYRKNNEQPKILFPGQAPAKAKKDNGKKRVTKRSVQ from the coding sequence ATGCTAAAAGGTAAACAGAGAGCTTATCTTAGATCACTTGCAAATACTTTAAAACCTACAGCACAGATAGGTAAAGAAGGTGTAACTGGAGCATTCTTAGATGAATTAGACAACCAGTTAAGAGCAAGAGAACTAGTTAAAATAACTATATTAGAAAATGCTGGATTAGATGCTAAAGAAACAGCAAATGCAATATGTGAAGAATTAAGAGCTGAATTTGTTCAGGCTATAGGATTTAAGTTCACTATATACAGAAAAAATAATGAACAGCCTAAAATATTATTCCCAGGACAGGCTCCAGCAAAAGCTAAAAAAGATAACGGTAAAAAAAGAGTAACAA
- the obgE gene encoding GTPase ObgE, giving the protein MFIDKARIFVKAGNGGNGAVSFRREKYVPAGGPDGGDGGRGASIIFEVDTGLRTLMDFKYKKKYNGENGGDGSKKRRAGKNGEDLVLKVPQGTIVRDEATGLVIADLKHEGDRAVIAKGGYGGKGNMNFANAVRQAPAFAKSGTDGEERWVILELKMIADVGLLGFPNVGKSTFLSVVTKAKPKIANYHFTTLTPNLGVVQTGFGESFVLADIPGIIEGASEGIGLGHEFLRHVERTKVLIHIVDISGLEGRDPIDDFEKINEELKLYNERLATRPQVVVANKADILFDDSIYENFKAEIESRGYKVFKMSAATRDGVDDVIKYVTQLLAEAEEIELVSENEIYRPELDANNEEEGLHIELGEDGVFEVTGKALRRIMYSVNFDDMESLQYFQNAMESQGVFDRLREMGIDDGDLVRIYELEFEFYN; this is encoded by the coding sequence ATGTTTATAGATAAAGCCAGAATATTTGTTAAAGCCGGAAATGGTGGAAATGGGGCAGTATCTTTTAGAAGAGAAAAATATGTTCCAGCTGGAGGACCAGACGGTGGAGATGGTGGTAGAGGTGCTAGTATAATATTTGAAGTTGATACTGGACTTAGAACACTAATGGATTTTAAATATAAGAAAAAATACAATGGAGAAAATGGTGGAGACGGCTCTAAAAAAAGAAGAGCTGGTAAAAATGGTGAAGACCTTGTATTAAAAGTTCCTCAGGGGACAATAGTAAGAGATGAAGCTACAGGACTTGTAATAGCTGACTTAAAACACGAGGGTGATAGAGCGGTAATAGCTAAAGGTGGATACGGTGGTAAAGGTAATATGAACTTTGCCAATGCTGTAAGACAGGCACCTGCATTTGCGAAATCAGGTACTGATGGTGAAGAAAGATGGGTAATACTAGAATTAAAAATGATAGCAGACGTTGGTCTACTAGGATTCCCTAATGTTGGTAAATCAACATTCTTATCAGTAGTAACAAAAGCTAAACCAAAGATAGCTAACTACCACTTTACAACACTAACTCCAAATCTAGGTGTTGTTCAAACAGGATTTGGTGAAAGTTTTGTACTTGCAGATATACCAGGTATAATAGAGGGTGCATCTGAAGGTATCGGATTAGGACACGAATTCTTAAGACATGTAGAAAGAACAAAAGTATTAATACATATAGTAGATATATCTGGATTAGAAGGTAGAGATCCAATAGATGATTTTGAAAAAATAAATGAAGAATTAAAACTATACAATGAAAGATTAGCTACAAGACCTCAGGTAGTAGTAGCTAACAAAGCTGATATACTTTTCGATGATTCTATATATGAAAACTTCAAAGCAGAGATAGAATCAAGAGGATACAAAGTATTCAAAATGTCAGCTGCAACTAGAGATGGTGTAGATGACGTTATAAAATATGTAACTCAGTTACTTGCTGAAGCAGAAGAAATAGAATTAGTATCAGAAAATGAAATATATAGACCAGAACTTGATGCAAATAACGAAGAAGAAGGTCTACACATAGAACTTGGAGAAGATGGAGTATTTGAAGTAACTGGTAAAGCACTTAGAAGAATAATGTACTCTGTAAACTTCGACGATATGGAATCACTTCAGTACTTCCAGAATGCTATGGAAAGCCAGGGAGTATTCGACAGATTAAGAGAAATGGGTATAGATGACGGAGATTTAGTAAGAATTTACGAATTAGAATTCGAATTCTATAACTAA
- the rpmA gene encoding 50S ribosomal protein L27: MLKMNLQLLASKKGVGSSKNGRDSVSKRLGVKRFDGQLVTSGSILVRQRGTKIHPGNNVGKGGDDTLFALIDGTVKFERKDKKRKKVSVYPVSIAE; this comes from the coding sequence ATGTTAAAGATGAACTTACAGTTATTAGCATCTAAAAAAGGGGTAGGGTCTTCAAAGAATGGTAGAGATTCTGTTTCTAAAAGATTAGGTGTTAAAAGATTCGATGGACAGTTAGTTACTTCAGGAAGTATATTAGTTAGACAGAGAGGAACTAAAATACATCCAGGAAACAATGTTGGTAAAGGTGGAGATGACACTTTATTCGCATTAATAGACGGAACTGTTAAATTCGAAAGAAAAGACAAAAAAAGAAAAAAAGTTTCTGTATACCCAGTTTCAATAGCTGAATAA
- a CDS encoding ribosomal-processing cysteine protease Prp yields the protein MIKVKYFYNDDFQLKGFSVKGHAEYAEYGRDIVCAAVTTHAIATINSLDVLQKVEFESVEAEEGNISCIVKDDCIEKAQLLLQHFQLAIQEIKREYPKNIKILKK from the coding sequence ATGATTAAAGTTAAATATTTTTACAATGACGATTTCCAATTAAAAGGATTTTCTGTAAAAGGACATGCTGAATACGCGGAGTACGGAAGAGATATAGTTTGTGCAGCTGTTACAACTCATGCAATAGCGACAATTAATTCTCTAGATGTTTTACAGAAGGTCGAGTTCGAAAGCGTTGAGGCAGAAGAAGGAAATATTTCTTGTATAGTCAAAGATGATTGTATAGAAAAAGCTCAACTTCTATTACAGCACTTTCAACTAGCGATTCAAGAAATCAAACGGGAATACCCAAAAAATATAAAAATTCTTAAAAAATAG
- the rplU gene encoding 50S ribosomal protein L21 has translation MYAIVKTGGKQYKVSEGDVLFVEKLEANAGDVVTLNDVLACSKDGELVLGSPVVEGASVQAKVLEQGKAKKVVVFKYKAKKDYRRKQGHRQPYTKIVVEKINA, from the coding sequence ATGTACGCTATAGTAAAAACTGGTGGAAAACAGTATAAAGTTTCAGAAGGTGACGTACTATTCGTTGAAAAATTAGAAGCTAATGCTGGTGACGTAGTTACTTTAAACGATGTATTAGCTTGCTCAAAAGACGGTGAATTAGTATTAGGAAGCCCAGTAGTTGAAGGAGCATCTGTTCAGGCTAAAGTTTTAGAACAGGGAAAAGCTAAAAAAGTTGTTGTATTCAAATACAAAGCTAAAAAAGACTACAGAAGAAAACAGGGACATCGTCAGCCATACACTAAAATAGTAGTTGAAAAAATAAACGCTTAA
- a CDS encoding Rne/Rng family ribonuclease, whose amino-acid sequence MILLKKIIIESLESSQKTAILNDGKLEEIYIDNTIEKSIVSNIYRGVVQKVLPGMNACFVDIGKEKNAYLKLDNESSLKTGDDVLVQVIKDEIGTKGAKISQEISFSGRYLVYIPSNTRVTMSNKIVDEKERLRLKRLFYTNCKNETGYIIRTEAQGCSMEDFKNDIKELKSLYANVEKEFKRGKGPKLLYTASDTAIKYVRDNISDEIETIITNDENKYNDLREILKEIDRKYLDVLKLDKNVDVFNVYGVEAQLNRYLSKKVWLKSGGYLIIEKTEALTVIDVNSGKFTGGAKLANTAMKINEEAAREIVNQIIVRDIAGIIIVDFIDDQIVSSSKKKLLNIMKEEFKKDKRKNEVKGMTSLGLVEISRRREKEPLEDYFFSDCKRCGSKYGDLSINSILDLIEKKIMNISRNTVYKKVKLVFNPSIKPNIINNYMNIIKKIGLKYRVEIEIAESTDVKDFAVEIVK is encoded by the coding sequence GTGATATTATTGAAGAAAATAATAATAGAATCACTAGAATCTTCACAAAAGACAGCTATTCTAAATGATGGAAAGCTTGAGGAAATATACATAGATAATACAATCGAAAAAAGTATAGTATCCAATATTTATAGAGGGGTAGTACAAAAGGTGCTTCCTGGTATGAATGCTTGCTTTGTCGATATAGGAAAAGAAAAAAATGCATATCTTAAATTAGATAATGAAAGTAGTTTAAAAACAGGAGATGATGTTTTAGTACAGGTAATAAAAGATGAAATTGGAACAAAAGGTGCTAAAATATCTCAAGAAATAAGTTTTTCGGGTAGATATTTAGTGTACATTCCAAGTAATACTAGAGTTACTATGTCAAACAAAATTGTCGACGAAAAAGAAAGGCTTAGATTAAAGAGATTATTCTACACAAATTGTAAAAATGAAACTGGATATATAATCAGGACAGAAGCACAAGGATGCAGCATGGAAGATTTTAAAAATGATATAAAAGAATTAAAATCACTATATGCAAATGTAGAAAAAGAGTTTAAAAGAGGAAAAGGTCCTAAACTTTTATACACTGCATCTGACACAGCTATAAAATACGTAAGAGATAATATATCAGATGAAATAGAAACCATAATTACAAATGATGAAAACAAATACAACGATCTTAGAGAGATATTAAAGGAAATAGACAGAAAATATCTTGATGTATTAAAGTTGGACAAAAATGTAGATGTATTTAATGTATATGGTGTAGAAGCACAGTTAAATAGGTACTTATCAAAAAAAGTTTGGCTAAAAAGTGGAGGATATCTAATAATTGAAAAAACAGAAGCTCTTACAGTTATAGATGTAAATAGTGGTAAGTTTACCGGTGGAGCAAAGCTTGCCAATACAGCTATGAAAATCAATGAAGAGGCTGCAAGAGAAATAGTAAACCAAATAATTGTAAGAGATATAGCTGGAATAATTATTGTAGATTTTATAGATGATCAGATTGTAAGCAGTTCAAAGAAAAAATTACTCAATATAATGAAAGAAGAATTTAAAAAAGATAAAAGAAAAAATGAAGTTAAGGGAATGACATCTCTAGGTTTAGTTGAAATATCAAGAAGAAGGGAAAAAGAACCTTTAGAAGATTATTTCTTTTCAGATTGTAAAAGATGTGGATCTAAATACGGTGATTTATCTATAAATTCTATTCTTGATTTAATAGAGAAAAAAATTATGAATATAAGTAGAAATACAGTCTATAAAAAAGTTAAGTTGGTATTTAATCCAAGCATAAAGCCAAATATAATAAACAATTATATGAATATAATTAAAAAGATAGGTCTAAAATATAGAGTTGAAATAGAGATAGCAGAAAGTACTGATGTAAAAGATTTTGCAGTAGAAATTGTGAAATAA
- a CDS encoding TIGR03936 family radical SAM-associated protein, whose protein sequence is MKIMRVKFKKEGDMIYISHLDLQRTLQRAFRRAEIQLCYSQGFNPHPKMSYGNALALGTESQGEYVDIEVEDDLTEKEFLEKIAPELPVGLEFVKCKEIDKTVPALSSVIEWGEYLFTIPLERKLSKEFVKSKVLDFMGKDEIIITKKNKKGKLVEVDIRPLIKTFDVLDLEDNSLTLNAVIATGSIQNLNTNLFIPQILSLFGIELDPLDVDILRRDLYYVEDGELVTPL, encoded by the coding sequence ATGAAAATAATGAGAGTAAAATTTAAAAAAGAAGGGGATATGATATACATATCTCATCTAGATTTACAGAGAACACTTCAGAGAGCTTTCAGAAGAGCTGAAATACAGTTATGCTACTCACAAGGATTCAACCCTCATCCTAAAATGAGTTATGGTAATGCATTAGCTCTAGGTACAGAAAGTCAGGGAGAATATGTAGATATAGAAGTAGAGGATGATTTAACAGAAAAAGAATTCTTAGAAAAAATAGCGCCAGAATTACCAGTTGGGCTAGAATTTGTAAAATGTAAAGAAATAGATAAGACTGTTCCAGCGTTATCATCAGTAATAGAATGGGGAGAATATCTATTCACTATACCTCTAGAAAGAAAACTTTCTAAAGAATTTGTAAAATCTAAAGTACTAGATTTTATGGGAAAAGATGAAATAATAATAACTAAAAAGAATAAAAAAGGTAAACTAGTAGAAGTTGATATAAGACCTCTTATAAAAACTTTTGATGTTTTAGATTTAGAAGACAATTCTCTAACTTTAAATGCTGTAATAGCAACAGGTTCAATCCAGAACTTAAATACAAACTTATTTATACCACAGATACTTTCTCTATTTGGAATAGAGTTAGATCCATTAGATGTGGATATATTAAGAAGAGATTTATACTATGTTGAAGATGGTGAGTTAGTAACTCCTCTATAA
- a CDS encoding TIGR03960 family B12-binding radical SAM protein has translation MEKVDLKRILKKVEKPARYLGNEINAVHKDTSNPELVRYAHCFPDLYEVGMSHLGSHILYDVINKEEGVFCERVYAPQVDMEEKMRENNIPLFGLESRESIRHFDIVAFTLQYELCYTNILNMLDLAGIPLLKEDRKEGDPFVLVGGSCAYNSEPMTDFIDAALLGEGEEMNIEVINEYKAWKKSGEPREKFLERIAKIEGVYVPSFYDVEYNEDQTVKSVTPNRECANPHPRKRIIRDMNKVEYPERFIVPYIDTVHDRIVLEIFRGCTRGCRFCQAGMIYRPIREKNFARLKEILEKLIKTTGYDEISLVSLSTSDYSQLAELTDYLVEEYASKNVGISLPSLRLDNFSMEIANKIQKVRKSGLTFAPEAGSQRLRDVINKGITEEDLTRASRQAFEMGWNNIKLYFMIGLPTETYDDLDGISDLAYEVVDIYKDVHNGKFKGKFNVTVSTSTFVPKPFTPFQWNPQDMKSSVVEKQRHLVRKLKNRNITYNYHDSDTSLMEAVFARGDRRLGKVLLRAHELGAKFDGWDEHFDLEIWKQAMEECGLDISFYAHRTRELDEVFPWDHIDVGVSKKFLIREAKKALNEEITPDCRKGCNGCGINVHDIGRGLC, from the coding sequence ATGGAAAAAGTAGATCTAAAAAGAATTTTGAAAAAAGTTGAAAAACCAGCTAGATATCTTGGAAACGAAATAAATGCTGTACACAAAGACACAAGCAATCCAGAGCTTGTAAGATATGCACATTGTTTCCCAGACCTTTATGAAGTTGGAATGAGTCACCTTGGAAGTCATATACTATATGATGTAATCAACAAGGAAGAAGGAGTATTCTGTGAAAGAGTATATGCTCCACAGGTTGATATGGAAGAAAAAATGAGAGAAAACAACATACCACTATTTGGATTAGAGTCAAGAGAATCTATAAGACACTTTGACATAGTGGCATTCACTCTACAGTACGAACTTTGCTATACAAATATACTTAATATGTTAGATTTAGCAGGGATACCCCTTTTAAAAGAAGATAGAAAAGAAGGAGATCCATTTGTACTTGTTGGGGGTTCTTGCGCTTACAACAGTGAACCTATGACAGATTTCATCGATGCAGCGCTTCTTGGTGAAGGTGAAGAGATGAATATAGAAGTAATAAACGAATATAAAGCTTGGAAAAAAAGTGGAGAACCTAGAGAAAAATTCTTAGAAAGAATAGCTAAAATAGAAGGAGTATATGTACCTTCATTCTATGATGTAGAATACAACGAAGACCAGACAGTAAAAAGCGTAACACCAAACAGAGAATGTGCAAACCCACATCCAAGAAAAAGAATAATAAGAGATATGAATAAGGTTGAATACCCAGAAAGATTCATAGTTCCTTATATAGATACAGTACACGACAGAATAGTACTTGAAATATTCAGAGGATGTACAAGAGGATGTCGTTTCTGTCAGGCTGGTATGATATACAGACCTATAAGAGAAAAGAACTTTGCGAGATTAAAAGAAATACTAGAAAAACTTATAAAAACAACTGGATACGATGAAATATCACTAGTATCTCTAAGTACAAGTGACTACAGCCAGTTAGCGGAATTAACAGATTACCTAGTTGAAGAATATGCAAGCAAAAATGTTGGTATATCACTACCATCTTTAAGATTAGACAACTTCTCTATGGAAATAGCTAACAAAATACAGAAAGTTAGAAAAAGTGGTCTAACATTCGCACCAGAAGCAGGATCTCAGAGATTAAGAGACGTTATAAACAAAGGTATAACAGAAGAAGATTTAACTAGAGCTTCAAGACAGGCATTTGAAATGGGATGGAACAACATAAAATTATACTTTATGATAGGACTTCCAACAGAAACTTATGATGATTTAGATGGAATATCTGACTTAGCTTATGAAGTTGTAGATATATACAAAGATGTTCACAATGGAAAATTTAAAGGAAAATTCAATGTAACAGTTAGTACATCTACATTTGTACCTAAACCATTCACACCATTCCAGTGGAATCCACAGGATATGAAATCTAGTGTAGTAGAAAAACAGAGACACTTAGTTAGAAAACTTAAAAATAGAAATATAACTTACAATTACCACGATTCAGATACAAGTTTAATGGAAGCTGTATTTGCAAGAGGAGATAGAAGATTAGGTAAAGTACTTCTAAGAGCACACGAATTAGGAGCTAAATTTGATGGTTGGGATGAGCACTTTGATTTAGAAATATGGAAGCAAGCTATGGAAGAATGTGGATTAGATATATCATTCTACGCACACAGAACTAGAGAATTAGATGAAGTATTCCCTTGGGACCATATAGATGTAGGAGTAAGCAAAAAATTCCTAATAAGAGAAGCTAAAAAAGCATTAAACGAAGAAATAACACCAGACTGTAGAAAAGGATGTAACGGTTGTGGAATAAATGTACACGATATAGGAAGGGGACTTTGCTAA
- a CDS encoding FprA family A-type flavoprotein has product MANTFEIKKDLYYTGVTDKDLKVFDIIMETEFGTTYNSYLIKDEKTVLFDTAKKEFQDEFLSNLKEVTDIADIDYVVVHHTEPDHAGSLKALLDLNPNIEVYCTRPAKLYLDSQINREFKCHVVADGETLNIGKRTLTFIHAPFLHWVDTMFTYDEYDKVLFTCDAFGAHYACVHLDDIVHADYHKANKVYYDCIVKPFAKHVLTALDKVKSLNLDFDTILTSHGPILDRNLGHAIAMYTKWSKDAVAATKKDRVCIFYLSAYGNTLAMSKEIARGLESKGMEVELFDLETTPLDKVHDELISSKGVMLGSPTINKTMVKPMWDFFSIVDPVANSGKFAAVFGSYGWSGEGLAIAHANAKAVGFKTPLDPLKKKFFPSEETFEDCFEFGANFAKNIRIFE; this is encoded by the coding sequence ATGGCAAATACTTTTGAAATAAAAAAAGATCTTTATTATACAGGGGTAACTGATAAAGACCTTAAAGTTTTCGATATCATAATGGAAACTGAATTTGGTACAACTTACAATTCTTATCTTATAAAGGATGAAAAAACTGTTCTTTTCGACACAGCTAAGAAAGAATTCCAGGATGAATTTTTATCTAACTTAAAAGAAGTAACTGATATAGCTGATATAGACTATGTAGTAGTTCATCATACAGAACCAGACCACGCAGGAAGTCTTAAAGCTTTACTTGATTTAAACCCTAATATAGAAGTTTATTGTACTAGACCTGCTAAACTTTACTTAGACAGTCAGATAAATAGAGAATTCAAATGCCACGTTGTAGCGGACGGAGAAACTCTTAACATAGGTAAAAGAACTCTTACTTTCATACATGCCCCATTCCTTCATTGGGTAGATACAATGTTCACTTATGATGAATACGATAAAGTTCTTTTCACTTGTGATGCTTTCGGTGCTCATTATGCTTGTGTTCATTTAGATGATATAGTACATGCTGATTACCATAAAGCTAATAAAGTTTACTACGATTGCATAGTAAAACCATTTGCTAAACACGTTTTAACTGCTTTAGATAAAGTTAAATCACTAAACTTAGATTTCGATACAATATTAACTTCACATGGTCCAATATTAGATAGAAATCTTGGTCATGCTATAGCAATGTACACTAAATGGTCTAAAGATGCAGTTGCAGCAACTAAAAAAGATAGAGTTTGTATATTCTACTTATCAGCTTATGGAAATACTTTAGCAATGTCTAAAGAAATAGCTAGAGGACTTGAATCAAAAGGTATGGAAGTTGAATTATTCGACTTAGAAACTACTCCTCTTGATAAAGTTCACGATGAGTTAATATCTTCTAAAGGTGTTATGCTTGGTTCTCCAACAATAAACAAAACTATGGTTAAACCTATGTGGGACTTCTTCTCAATAGTTGATCCAGTTGCAAATTCTGGTAAATTTGCTGCAGTATTTGGTTCTTACGGATGGAGTGGTGAAGGTTTAGCTATAGCTCATGCAAATGCTAAAGCTGTAGGATTTAAAACTCCTTTAGATCCACTTAAAAAGAAATTCTTCCCATCAGAAGAAACATTTGAAGATTGCTTCGAATTCGGTGCAAACTTTGCTAAGAATATAAGAATATTTGAATAA
- a CDS encoding MATE family efflux transporter, translating to MEKENAYNLPITFKNILKFSIPTIIMTLFMSFYTMVDGLFVSNLIGTDALSAINLTAPIISLVTAISTMLATGGSAVIMIKMGEQKEKEANEDFTFFIIVNIIVGIVMSGLGYMTMDKIFNSMSLSTAVFNYCHNYLSYYLLFTIPILLMNNFTIYMIASGKSNLSMVCSIAGGILNIVLDYVFIKVFGFGIEAAAVATGLGYTVTAVVGVIVFSRRNNMIHFVKPVFRFKTLMHATVNGSSEMATTLVTGIVTMLFNWTMLKYVGENGVAAITIIMYVLMFATSIYTGYSYGISPMISYNYGAENKDNLKKLVKKSLTIIAVIAVSAIILSLAMTENLVSVFTHPSNPVYDLAVTGNKICSIALLIIGFNVFASSLFTALSNGLISAVIAFSRSFVFMVIAMLILPALFGVNGIWFATPVAEAAAFILSSILFFKYRKKYQY from the coding sequence ATGGAAAAGGAAAATGCGTACAATTTACCGATTACTTTTAAAAATATATTAAAATTTTCAATACCAACTATCATAATGACATTATTTATGTCATTTTATACAATGGTAGATGGTTTATTTGTATCAAATCTTATAGGAACGGATGCTTTATCCGCAATAAATTTAACTGCACCTATAATTTCTCTTGTTACAGCAATTTCTACAATGCTTGCAACTGGTGGTAGTGCTGTAATTATGATAAAAATGGGAGAACAAAAGGAAAAAGAAGCTAATGAAGATTTTACATTCTTTATTATAGTAAATATTATAGTTGGGATAGTGATGTCTGGATTAGGATATATGACTATGGACAAGATATTTAATAGTATGTCTTTATCTACAGCGGTATTTAATTACTGCCACAATTATTTAAGTTACTATTTATTGTTTACAATACCAATACTTCTTATGAACAATTTTACTATATATATGATAGCTTCGGGAAAATCAAACTTATCTATGGTATGCTCAATAGCAGGTGGGATTTTAAATATTGTATTAGACTATGTATTCATTAAAGTATTTGGATTTGGAATAGAGGCAGCTGCTGTTGCTACAGGGTTAGGATATACTGTAACAGCTGTAGTTGGTGTTATAGTATTTTCAAGAAGAAACAATATGATACATTTTGTAAAACCAGTTTTTAGATTCAAAACACTTATGCATGCGACAGTAAATGGTAGTTCTGAAATGGCAACAACTCTTGTTACAGGTATAGTTACTATGTTATTCAACTGGACAATGCTTAAATATGTTGGAGAAAATGGTGTAGCAGCTATAACTATAATTATGTATGTGTTAATGTTTGCTACTTCTATCTATACAGGGTATTCTTATGGAATATCACCTATGATAAGTTACAACTATGGTGCAGAGAATAAAGATAATCTAAAAAAATTGGTTAAAAAAAGTCTAACTATTATAGCTGTAATAGCAGTTTCTGCTATAATTTTATCCTTAGCTATGACAGAAAATCTTGTATCAGTATTTACACATCCTAGCAATCCGGTTTATGATTTAGCGGTAACAGGAAATAAAATATGCTCTATTGCATTATTGATAATAGGATTTAATGTATTTGCAAGCAGTTTATTTACAGCATTATCAAATGGATTAATATCAGCTGTTATAGCATTTTCACGCTCATTTGTATTTATGGTAATAGCAATGCTTATATTACCAGCCCTGTTTGGAGTTAATGGAATATGGTTTGCAACACCTGTTGCAGAAGCTGCAGCATTTATATTATCATCAATCTTATTCTTTAAATATAGAAAAAAATATCAGTATTAA
- the rodA gene encoding rod shape-determining protein RodA, which translates to MVNYKSSLKLLKQLDWKLIAIVLTIFGFGLVILSSATHLNTNSTKALFQLGKQCAAFGLGAMVIGIILLFDYTLIGKHYKELYLISLILLAVVLIPGIGAERGGARSWLNLGPLDLQTSEIVKLTFILSYAKIVESKRDRLRTIKDIMPLIIYALPFLGLLLAQPDLGTALVFMCIIAAMVFTAGLDGKIIKRAIIIVVALMPIMYMLMADHQKQRIEAFLHPEDITLKGNYQVMQSLIAIGSGGVTGKGLYQGSQNQEDFLPVQDSDFIFAVVGEELGVIGMVFLIGLYIAFIFRLIYAAQQARDFYGTLIVVGVLGMFGYQIIQNIGMTVAVIPVTGVTLPFVSYGGSSMLTSMANLGLVMNVYMRRKKINFG; encoded by the coding sequence TTGGTAAATTACAAATCGAGTTTAAAGTTACTTAAACAGTTAGACTGGAAATTAATTGCTATAGTTCTGACTATATTTGGCTTTGGATTAGTTATACTTAGTAGTGCAACTCATCTAAATACAAATTCAACTAAGGCATTATTCCAGTTAGGAAAGCAGTGTGCAGCTTTTGGACTTGGTGCAATGGTAATAGGTATAATATTACTATTTGACTATACTCTTATAGGTAAACACTATAAAGAGTTATATCTTATAAGCCTTATACTTCTTGCAGTAGTCCTTATACCAGGTATAGGAGCTGAAAGAGGAGGAGCTAGATCATGGTTAAACCTTGGTCCTTTAGACCTTCAGACTTCGGAAATAGTAAAATTAACGTTTATATTGAGTTATGCAAAAATAGTTGAATCTAAGAGAGATAGATTGAGAACTATAAAGGATATAATGCCGTTAATTATATACGCTTTACCATTCTTAGGTCTATTACTTGCTCAGCCAGACCTTGGTACAGCACTAGTTTTCATGTGTATAATCGCAGCAATGGTATTCACTGCTGGATTAGACGGTAAAATTATAAAAAGAGCGATTATTATAGTAGTCGCTTTAATGCCTATTATGTATATGCTTATGGCAGATCATCAGAAACAGAGAATAGAAGCATTCTTACATCCTGAGGATATAACTTTAAAAGGTAACTATCAGGTAATGCAGTCGCTTATAGCTATAGGCTCAGGTGGTGTAACTGGTAAAGGACTTTATCAGGGAAGTCAGAACCAGGAAGATTTCTTACCTGTACAGGACTCTGACTTTATATTTGCCGTTGTCGGTGAAGAACTTGGTGTCATAGGTATGGTATTCTTAATAGGTTTATATATAGCCTTTATATTTAGGTTAATCTATGCAGCACAACAGGCTAGGGACTTCTATGGAACGTTAATAGTAGTTGGAGTTCTGGGAATGTTTGGTTATCAGATTATCCAGAATATAGGTATGACAGTTGCAGTTATACCAGTAACAGGGGTAACACTTCCATTTGTCAGCTATGGAGGAAGTTCTATGCTTACATCTATGGCAAACCTTGGACTTGTTATGAATGTCTACATGAGAAGAAAGAAAATTAACTTTGGTTAA
- the minE gene encoding cell division topological specificity factor MinE, with protein sequence MFDIFKSFSNDKKSSKNIAKERLKLVLVHDRVDCSPELIELIQRDIIEVISKYAEIDKDGLEIKMSKCRGEDTDKPVSALVANIPLKALKGRK encoded by the coding sequence ATGTTCGATATATTTAAAAGTTTCTCAAATGATAAAAAATCAAGCAAAAATATAGCTAAAGAAAGATTAAAGCTTGTATTAGTTCATGACAGAGTAGACTGTTCTCCAGAGCTTATAGAATTAATACAGCGGGATATAATAGAGGTTATATCTAAATATGCTGAAATAGACAAAGACGGACTTGAAATAAAAATGTCTAAATGTAGAGGTGAAGACACTGATAAGCCAGTATCTGCACTTGTAGCAAATATACCTTTAAAAGCATTAAAGGGAAGAAAATAA